One stretch of Janibacter limosus DNA includes these proteins:
- a CDS encoding methyltransferase domain-containing protein yields the protein MTSYVHGHAAPVVAAHAARTVDSSAAYLAGHLREGMRVLDVGCGPGSITLELAQRVAPGEVVGVDASESVIATARAAAEAAGDEHTHFEVADAMRLPFDDDSFDVVHAHQVLQHVPDPVGLLREMARVARPGGLVAARDADHEAMTWAPAHPGLDRWLELYRAAARGTGGEPDAGRHLLRWAHEAGLTEVTATASVWCFADDEAREWWGGQWQRRAVDSGFRDQVLAQGLADDGEIARVVEGWREWTASPDGWFVIVHGEVLARA from the coding sequence ATGACGTCCTATGTCCACGGCCACGCCGCCCCCGTCGTCGCCGCCCACGCCGCCCGCACCGTCGACAGCTCGGCGGCCTACCTCGCCGGTCATCTGCGCGAGGGCATGCGCGTGCTCGACGTCGGCTGCGGACCCGGGTCGATCACCCTGGAGCTCGCGCAGCGCGTGGCTCCGGGTGAGGTCGTCGGCGTCGACGCGTCGGAGTCGGTGATCGCCACCGCTCGCGCAGCGGCCGAGGCCGCGGGCGACGAGCACACCCACTTCGAGGTGGCGGACGCGATGCGGCTGCCCTTCGACGACGACAGCTTCGACGTCGTCCACGCCCACCAGGTGCTCCAGCACGTGCCCGACCCGGTGGGTCTGCTGCGCGAGATGGCCCGGGTCGCCCGACCCGGTGGTCTCGTCGCCGCGCGGGACGCCGACCACGAGGCGATGACCTGGGCGCCTGCGCACCCCGGGCTGGACCGGTGGCTGGAGCTCTACCGGGCGGCGGCACGCGGCACGGGCGGCGAGCCGGACGCCGGGCGCCACCTGCTTCGCTGGGCGCACGAGGCCGGCCTCACCGAGGTCACCGCGACCGCCTCGGTGTGGTGCTTCGCCGACGACGAGGCGCGCGAGTGGTGGGGCGGGCAGTGGCAGCGGCGAGCCGTGGACTCCGGCTTCCGCGACCAGGTCCTCGCCCAGGGCCTGGCCGACGACGGGGAGATCGCTCGCGTCGTCGAGGGGTGGCGGGAGTGGACGGCGTCACCGGACGGGTGGTTCGTCATCGTGCACGGCGAGGTCCTCGCCCGCGCCTGA
- a CDS encoding ribonuclease H family protein, whose product MTLTAAADGSALGNPGPAGWGWYIDADRWDLGGWPHGTNNMGELTAVLDLLQQTAHLDEDLHVICDSKYVINSITSWMPGWKAKGWRKKDGKPVLNLEIMQALDAAMAGRRVTFEWVKGHAGHPLNEEADRLATTAAAAWAKGVAPERGPGIPGARSGTAEAVVEHAVQQSEQEPDEPLSLF is encoded by the coding sequence ATGACCTTGACCGCAGCCGCCGACGGCTCCGCACTCGGCAACCCCGGCCCCGCCGGCTGGGGGTGGTACATCGACGCGGACCGCTGGGACCTCGGCGGCTGGCCGCACGGCACCAACAACATGGGCGAGCTGACGGCGGTGCTCGACCTGCTGCAGCAGACGGCCCACCTCGACGAGGACCTGCACGTCATCTGCGACAGCAAGTACGTCATCAACTCGATCACGTCCTGGATGCCGGGGTGGAAGGCCAAGGGCTGGCGCAAGAAGGACGGCAAGCCGGTCCTCAACCTCGAGATCATGCAGGCGCTCGACGCGGCGATGGCCGGGCGTCGGGTGACCTTCGAGTGGGTCAAGGGCCACGCGGGGCACCCGCTCAACGAGGAGGCCGACCGGCTCGCGACGACCGCGGCTGCCGCATGGGCGAAGGGGGTCGCCCCCGAGAGAGGGCCCGGCATCCCGGGTGCCCGGTCGGGTACGGCGGAGGCAGTCGTCGAGCACGCGGTCCAGCAGTCAGAGCAGGAGCCGGACGAGCCGCTGTCGCTCTTCTAG
- a CDS encoding MOSC domain-containing protein yields the protein MPSPIPHVLSVNIGRPMVQRIPKGRPTGIGKHPVDVIRVSDPGPKRVVDGAGVSGVDGDHVGDGRHHGGSDQAVYAFAREELDEWERALGRELPHGMFGENLTTRGLEVDASEVGDRWQVGSALLEVRGPRVPCATFGERMGERGWVKRFAAHGRSGAYLQVVEPGEIRSEDTIVVTPSGSGLSLPTYLRAWFGDGDAARAALDSGALTGERRAELEQIAARS from the coding sequence GTGCCCTCCCCCATCCCCCACGTCCTGTCCGTCAACATCGGCCGCCCGATGGTCCAGCGGATCCCCAAGGGTCGACCCACGGGCATCGGCAAGCACCCCGTCGACGTCATCCGGGTGAGCGACCCGGGGCCCAAGCGGGTGGTCGACGGTGCGGGTGTCTCCGGGGTCGACGGCGACCACGTCGGCGACGGCCGCCACCACGGCGGCAGCGACCAGGCCGTCTACGCCTTCGCCCGCGAGGAGCTCGACGAGTGGGAGCGCGCCCTCGGGCGCGAGCTGCCCCACGGGATGTTCGGCGAAAACCTCACGACCCGCGGCCTCGAGGTCGACGCGAGCGAGGTCGGCGACCGCTGGCAGGTGGGCTCGGCCCTCCTCGAGGTGCGCGGCCCGCGCGTGCCCTGCGCGACCTTCGGCGAGCGCATGGGCGAGCGCGGCTGGGTCAAGCGGTTCGCCGCGCACGGCCGCAGCGGCGCCTACCTGCAGGTCGTCGAGCCCGGCGAGATCCGGTCCGAGGACACCATCGTCGTCACCCCGTCGGGGTCAGGGCTGAGCCTGCCGACCTACCTGCGCGCATGGTTCGGGGACGGTGACGCCGCCCGGGCCGCACTCGACTCCGGCGCGCTGACCGGCGAGCGCCGGGCGGAGCTGGAGCAGATCGCCGCCCGCTCCTAG
- a CDS encoding acyl-CoA carboxylase subunit epsilon, whose protein sequence is MSTAPEQAQGSESVDGPAAPAGPRIEVLGDASPEQVAALVAVLSGLGGGEEEAPQAPPSRWSAPARLVRHEVHPSPGGWVASGLPR, encoded by the coding sequence ATGAGCACCGCTCCCGAGCAGGCTCAAGGCTCCGAGTCCGTCGACGGCCCGGCGGCGCCGGCGGGCCCGCGCATCGAGGTCCTCGGTGATGCCTCCCCCGAGCAGGTCGCCGCGCTCGTCGCGGTCCTGTCCGGACTCGGTGGTGGCGAGGAGGAGGCCCCGCAGGCCCCCCCTTCGCGCTGGTCCGCCCCCGCGCGGCTGGTGCGCCACGAGGTGCACCCCTCGCCCGGTGGCTGGGTGGCCTCCGGCCTCCCCCGCTGA